In the genome of Scylla paramamosain isolate STU-SP2022 chromosome 10, ASM3559412v1, whole genome shotgun sequence, the window TCTTAAAGCAAAATGTTAtcccggcagagagagagagagagaaaaaaaaataaataaataaataaaaatatatatatatatatatatatatatatatatatatatatatatatatatatatatatatatatatatatatatatatatatatatatatatatatgataccaAATTCTGaaataaagacgaaaataaCGTGACCTCATTAAATTTCAGACAAAAGTGAAGTAAAAATCAATATAAActtaaaacgaagaaaataataatgaaaaaaaaaaaaggtcaaaagaCAAATATGATAAACATACCCAACGTGAGGTGTCAACACTATGACCGAGACTGAGACCAAGCCATTGTATGAGGACGCGGAGAGCGTCGTATGGAGGTGACGATGCAGCACCACATTCTCGCCAGGGTGCTGTGCCTCCTGCTGTCGGTGGTACTGCTCTCGTGTGGTCCCATGCTCATGTGGGAGGCAAAGGTAAGGTGGTGTTGTTGCACTACACATCTTCAGACTTAATGTCAATATGTGGAATGTGATTATTTATTCTATATTCAAAGCTGCTTTCTGCTCATGTGCCAATGTAACGACACTTCAGGTAATGGTCCTTCCATTCGTATTATTACCTCGAattctctcatcttcttcaGGTATCGCCGTCTGGAAGGAGATTCCTTCAGTCccgagaggaggaagtgtgggCACGGCTGGAGGGTCCTTTAGAGGCAGACGACCCTCAAGTCCTGCTGATCCTCAAACAAAACTTTCTTGCGCCGCCATCCTCTCTGCCTTATAACTTATCGGGTCCCCTGAAACAGATGGGAAGCCGTGACTTCAGCTGGCCCTGGATACATGAACAACTACTGAGGCTGTTTGGGAAGCAGCTTGGCGGCTTCTTCGTTGAGGCCGGGGCGTTGGACGGTGAGTACTTGTCCAATACACTGTGGATGGAGCGGCGCCTCGGTTGGACAGGGCTGCTGGTAGAACCTGATGAAGAGAGCTACAAAATGTTAATCTCAAAGCATCGCCGAGCCTGGACCTCCAACACGTGTCTCTCAAAGGAGGGCTTTCCCAGGAGGACGATCCTGGTGTCGCGGAGAGTGTTGAAAGGCACCCCGCATGAGGACTTCGGGTGGGCGTTCCGGGGCCAGACGCACGAGATGGGTGTAGACTTCCCGAACAAGGAGTCCCTGGAGCTTATGACAGACTCGTGGTATTCCAAGGTGCagtgctttcctctcctctcttacctCTTCGCTCTTAACGCCACCACCGTCGATCTCCTTTCACTCGATGTCCAAGGAACCGAGACTGCTATCCTTCACACCTTGCTTGCCTCCTCCCGAGTCTCGGTAAGAGTAATTGTAGTCGAGGACGAAAAGAAGACCTTCGACCACGCCTTCATGGCTACGCATGGATATGTGCTGGTGGCTTCTGACCTCGATCACGTGTATGTTAAAAGGGGTGATCCAGCACTCAGCGGCGTTAATGTCACCGCGACCACTGCAGTCACTGATGCTGTCACCACGACTGCTGCCAACTACACCTCCTTtgttactgctaccactaccaccgcccaAGCAGCAAAATGACGCAAATGAGTCCAGAAATTAATGTACAATTTACGTGTGggtatgagaggagaggggggggatgGGTAAGTGGAGTGGCCAATTATAAGATTAaaattaacaataaataaaatgtccACTGAGGGTTGATTAACAGGTTATATTTCATCCACACAAAGAGGTCATATAACGTCGCATGAGGAATGTTTGGTCCACGAAGTCGACACACACTGAACCCCACAGTGCCAAGCAGACCGACAGCACTGGCGCCGCCGACGCATCAAGCCCCGCCACGGAGAGATGATGcccagtgatatatatatatatatatatatatatatatatatatatatatatatatatatatatatatatatatatatatatatatatatatatatatatatatatatatatatatatatatatattttttttttttttttttttttttctggtaaatatctatcaatctgtttgtctatctatttgttggGGAGGGATGCTTATCATATCTTTATCCTGTTCTCCCACATGTAGCTCACTATGCATTGTTCCTGTGGaagtcttctttccctcttccgcTGTCCACTCATAATTTGAACAAGTAACTGATACTTATTCAaaacatttagagagagagagagagagagagagagagagagagagagagagagagagagagagagagagagagagatcgaccTATTTTCTCAAGAATTTACCATGGGCTCCTTCCTTTACCATCCCCTCCAAATTTAACCCCTTTATGTCTCCATCCATTTCTTTACACATATTATTCTGGTACACTCAAGCTGTAAGCCCTTAAGGGGATGTAAGAACACTTAAAAAGAGAATCATTGTGACTGAAGGCTTCTATCAGATCTCCCACAATCCAGACTTACCTTTCTTCCATGTTAgcaatgggagagagagagaaaaaaagcttaaCTGGGTAGGGCGTGGAATGATGCTTATTATGACCATCTGTCTACACCCACCTCACTTGACCATGTCTGCTCTTTTATTTAACTTTCCTTAGGAGCTTGCTGCATCTCATTGCCCTCACTACTGaacccccccaacacacacacacacacacacatggaagcaAGTGAACAAGGATACAAGGCATGAAGTAGAGGCATGttgataaataacatgaaatcaCATAATCATGTAATCACGTCCTTCATAGATGAAGACATTAAGTTAAAGGTTGTGGAAGTGGTGATGGAATGGATGGCTCATTTCAGCATTTagcatctctagctaaaacagcttctatgaagttaggtgttttgagatgtctctgccagtttttctcaccccccagatgctaactctgtaaaagggccttatccatccatgtatggagtatgcttcacatgtctggggagggttcctttcatactactcttctagacagggtggaatcaaaagcttttcatctcattaactcctctcctctaactgactgtcttcagatTCTCCCTCATCactgtaatgttgcatctctagctgtcttctactgctatttctaTGTTAAccgctcttctgattttgctaactgcatgccttccctcctcctgcagcctcactgaacaagactttcttctttctctcatccctattctgtgtccacctctctaatgcaagagtattctcaatcattcatccctttctccagtaaactctggaactccctttctgtttctgtatttctaccttcctgtgacttggattttttcaaaagggaggtttcaagacacttatccttcaatttttgacaaccactttggacccttttatggggctggcatctcagtgggtattttttttttttttattgtatttttgttgcctttggccagtgtccctcctacataaaaaaggaaaacaaaaaaaaaaaacaggctggAGGAAAGCACAATTTTCATGTTACAAAAATTTAAATATGTTCAGAGGGTATCCCATGTGATCAGCCTCCTTTGTCTTGTTGCCAGTGCATTCAGGTGGCAACACTCAGTTCATAAAGAACTGGAGCTTGCATTAAAAGATATTGTGCCAAAATTATAATGTAGCTAATACTTACTTAGATACTTAGGTAATTATGGCATGTAactttaagagaaagaaaaaagtatcatccattacacacacaaacacacacattaaacaaaaaaaaaaaaaaaaaaaaaaaaaaataaaataaataaataaataaataaataaaataaaaaaaatcagtgccCATGATATATGACTGCTTTCTTTGCAATTTTCAACAAAGTTCAATTTATGATAAAAGAATTTAAAAGACTTTAAATTAGAACTTTGTAAAATTTGTCAGTATCCTAAATCAAAGAATGTAATTAGGAAAAAACTCACATACAATAGAAAAATCAAGCAAAATGCTTATGAAACCAACTTTCTGGGAAAAGTTTTTCTGATAACAAAGTTGCAGTTGTGGAATGACTCCTTCAGAACTGCTGCCACCTTGAGGGTAAGAGTCTTGGGCCTCACCACACACTGGAAGGTGACAGATATAagttttttcctcatatagtttaTTTTGGAATGGCAATAAGATATAGAACAtaagttttattttgttgtggtagTTGGTTTCaattaaatttttgtatataCTTATATATCATTTTAGGTGGATGAatttttcttaaacctaaaaaaatataataataataatgataataataataataataataataataataataataacaacaataataaaaataataataataataataataataataataatataaataaataaataaataaataaataaacaagaaaaatattattggcACTGATATTCTTCTCTACTCATTTCACAGACCAGGCAGGTAGTGGTTCACTCCAGGCCTGCCTTTCTTGCAACAGATGTACATCACTCTATAAATTGTCTTACATAAATGCATTTTTGTCTGATAACACTAATGCTATGgaaacattaaaacaaaatataatatatagaATATAATTCATATTTGCAGGCAATATGAGAGTATACattttttacttataatattatgtataaagaatatttttaTGATATACTTACACAAGTTTATGATACATAAGTCTTAGAATGCTAATGTCACATATCCAAAAATATACTTGAGGGCCAAAACAATAAACTAAggtgaagaaaacagcaacaagGTGATGGACTACCCCTACCTAGGTAATGCTTGGTCCTTTCCTCTATCTCATCCACACTCTCCATTTAGCATCAGTCTGGTGACCCTGGCATCTGTGGCACATGCTGACAGACAAGATTTATGACTCAGTTCATTGTGCCATCTGCCCACCACACTCAGGATGTtaggaatggggagagaagaaaaaaaagtaagggcaAAGCCTCCACCCAAAAGGAAAAAGCACACTTTACATTAATATCGAGACAGTGATGTAAGAGCCCTTCCTCCTAGCTATCAAAGGCGAACCACACAATCCTTGATCTTTCAAAATGCTCTCTTAAATATCACAGTGGAAATGCCCATGCTCTACTAATTTTGATGCCTCATTGATGGTGCTGACACAGATTCAAAGCCTCACTGACCTTTCCCTCCAGTCAGTTGTGCCATTACCAATACCTTGTTTTATGTCATTCACTTCAGGGTCATCCTGATCACCTTTCTGCAAACTGTGACCAGAGGATGTCTCCATGCAGTGCACACTTGGCCTTGGCCAAGAACAGTGGCAGCCAAGCTCAAGTCACAATTCACaggaaaataatatgaataacattAAATTTACACAAAATAAGGACTTTCAGTGCTCAAACTGAAGTTTCAGTTTAAAGTTTACAATTATTATCTTCTGGCTGTGTTTACTGTGGGGTTGTCCAGCAGACAGACTGCTGAGTgatccctacacacacacacacgcacacacacacacacacacacacacacactctgtggGTGAGCCACAGCGTGCCACAACACCAATTGGGACAAGGAAAACACCCCATTACACCAAAGCGCCATTTGCTGGAGAGCAACCTACTGATACCAGATAAAAAAGAGCAAATACATACATTATAATATATTTTGATTCATATAAAATAATCTGCCATCTTTTATGATTACTGaatattttatgtatatatgtatatcaaCTTACAAAATACAGTTTGGACACTATTCTCTCCTGTCAGGCATCTCCCCCAGGCCGCCAGCAGGAGGATAGGGTCCTGCAAGGCTCCTCAGCACAGGACATCATCACAGTCTAGCACCACCAGCCTGCACCAATCCTACCACAACcatctcattcattctttccaagACTCCTCTCCTTTAGCAACTAACCTCTTTACTCTATGTTCTCCCAACTAAAATCTGTCGGCTATTACCacattcccttcatttctcctaaATACTTGCCAAGCTGATTGCTGCCATAACTGCTTGGAACCAAACCCAGTGTCTCACCTCACCTGTAATTTCATCACCTTAGTAACCTCCACACTACTTCATGACTTGACGggactaattaaaaaaaataatctatgTATGATGCTACACAACAGTGATGGCAAAATCCACCGACAGGAACTGACCTTGAAAATTGCTACCCACATTCAAGCGATTCTGGTTCACCTTGATGGTACTTGCAatagaagaacagaaaagagaagtCACATTCACAGGAGATAGAGGTCCCTGACTGAAGGagtgcatggtggtggtggtagtggtgacatGGAGGAAAACACTTCTTCCCTACACCCAAACGACACCACACAGAGAGCAACAGCAACTAACACCCAGCCAAGGAATtgtcaacataaaaaaaaatataatcataaaataacaacaacaataataataataataatgataataataaaataataataataataataataataatagtaataataatataataataatgataataataacattagtgTAGTGCACGAGATGATAAATGTGTCAAGTGTTATCCCAGTTACATAAAGAGTAGTGAATTGATTACACCAGCTCCTGTTAcctcaccaccttctcctcctctcctacccaGCATCTGCTGTTCATCCTGCCCACAAACAGAACATAATGCCCTGGAGCTAAATACTGTTGACATGGAAATATATCCACCACTTATTGCACCAACGGGAATAAAGCACAAGAAAAAATActgtggtacctaacaaagctgAACGTAGCAGCTCAATCAGATGCAAGCTACAGGTGAGCCATCCACTTGAGCACAGGAGCAGCACACGAACCACTATTGAGCACCAGTGTTGCAACATTTAGCATCCAGAGGCAGTGGAAACTAAGAAATACAGAGACCAATCAACTGAACCCAGGTGCCATGCTTTATGACTGCTGACAAGGTTATGACAGTGTGGTTCCTAAGTACGTCTGGGGTATACAAACACAGAACTAGCAGTGGCAGCTATTTTTGGTCCATTATTACAAAGTTTGGGAACTTAAACTAGAAACGAGCGACTATATACGGAGATTTCAGTTCACGGAATGTGAGTCAAATTTACTCAGAACAtcttgaagaagagaggaagtgcaGTCTTCGTCAAATggagacatttttttcttttttgttttttttgaggTTTATAAATCAAGTCTGACTACTATATAAAACTAATTTTCACAACATCTTAAACAACACATCAGACAGCACAGAGTATCAAGCAAAACGTTGTCCGCTAAAAATACACTTTGGGaagcagggtttttttttcttttttgcaactTCACAAAAATCAGCACCTCATAAAGTGAATGAGAGTAGAGTGATACACTTAGCAACAATAGTAAACATTACAATTGTGCACACACAGCCTTAATGATCTCTAGGGGGTTCCACTGAGGCCCACACACCAGATCAACAAGAGTGGAGTGATGGCTTCAGTGGCATCCCTCTCACCTACATGGGTACCAAAAATCTTCTCCACAGGTTCAACATTATAAAGGGAACTAAGGTGTTTGTATAAAAAGATATCCATATAAGCAAATGATATACCTTTAAGTATTTGTAAATCATACTTGGGTTGCAGTGTACCACTCTACTTTCAGAGTTAGAGCCCAGCCCGGCTCTGCTGGCCACACCTTCTCTGGGCAGGTTCGGCCAATGTCTTCACAGCAAGATAAATCTGGGTACCTTCAaggagaatataaaaacatgGTGATGATAGAAGCCATCGCTGGGTTACCGACCATGATCTGGCGCCACAAAGTGATGCAGTCCAATGGCTGCAAAGGCGCAGAACAAAGAGAACATTGCCAGGATAACAGCTGCCTTTTGCTGATCACTCAGCCTCTGCCACTGGAACCCAACATCCTGAAAACATGGTCAACTGAGTAAGCATCATACCCACTACACCCACACCTATCCACCtaccaatacacacacatacacttagcAGTGTAATGCATTCCCATACCAAATAattaaatacaaaagaaaaacagaaatgtCTTATTTATAATGCACTATCAAGCCACAACTgaaatacacacatatataaaatgTCTTATTCTATGTTGATATCAATGGATCTAGTGGTTCAAATTTGTAAAATGCAATTCTCCAAAAAAATGATGAcaaaaatattttattgttttcaaaTCACTGAGTTACTACTACAGTTCATGCACATTTTAAATATATGTGAAACTTTAATCTTTAAGAAAATATCTATTAATCCTAATTACCTTTAGAAAATTTGGACACATCAGAACACTATCAAACATTACAGTAAACTAGAGACTTATCcttgagtggaggaaggagagggatcaCATACCTGAGAGGTGTTAACAGCTGGCttagtggtggtgactgggGCAGGTTTGGGAGTGTTGAAAAGAGTTGGGGATGAGTATGCCCCAGTCATAGTCTCCCCATTAGTGCACACCCGCACACCACACACGCGCACATAGTAGCCCGAGTGAGGGTCGAGGTGTGTGAGGGCATAGGAAGTCTCGCTACCATTATAAACCTGAAACACAGTATAAAGAAGTCACATTTAATGTTATGATTTTAACCTGGTTAAGATTCCTGGTTAAGGTAAATTCAGGAGCACATGAGTCTTGGTGAAGCTTAGGAAAGGGAAGACaaagttattattactattatgcaAGCTAGAGTGTGAGTAGGAAGAACGGTAAGCCACTGGAAGAATACCCACCACAGAATAATCTTGGTCCTTGCCAGCTTGAAGCATCTGAAGGCGGTAATTTATGGTATCCTCCCCTGGACACCTGACACTGCACCACTCCACCAGATGGCTCCCCTCAGGTGTTTCAGTCACCCGTGGTGCTAGGGTGG includes:
- the LOC135104206 gene encoding uncharacterized protein LOC135104206 — its product is MEVTMQHHILARVLCLLLSVVLLSCGPMLMWEAKVSPSGRRFLQSREEEVWARLEGPLEADDPQVLLILKQNFLAPPSSLPYNLSGPLKQMGSRDFSWPWIHEQLLRLFGKQLGGFFVEAGALDGEYLSNTLWMERRLGWTGLLVEPDEESYKMLISKHRRAWTSNTCLSKEGFPRRTILVSRRVLKGTPHEDFGWAFRGQTHEMGVDFPNKESLELMTDSWYSKVQCFPLLSYLFALNATTVDLLSLDVQGTETAILHTLLASSRVSVRVIVVEDEKKTFDHAFMATHGYVLVASDLDHVYVKRGDPALSGVNVTATTAVTDAVTTTAANYTSFVTATTTTAQAAK